In Chelonia mydas isolate rCheMyd1 chromosome 10, rCheMyd1.pri.v2, whole genome shotgun sequence, a single window of DNA contains:
- the LOC102937340 gene encoding uncharacterized protein LOC102937340 has translation MAGERLLLLAAALALLPAAPAQSASAAEPAPAMQALQHTFENVKHIKISVHPTSSIQVSSLGTDNLTIYESRTTPFGSEEKKEEKTLRSLVEILQDMIQDVPTQRTPTERTIVTPKIVKSYVDEGIGSLWLNVGQKHGGKPQKSKEKAAVTRKFTTSTATPFWRLRTGTEVSVILHSNESSRSTTPLKKIFITFKNVISKRKSKTFDQLTNGSLENLVQSLKNVKNLKQKTLTETETITKEAENLKHVAKVKKIHVYDKMKHRPAGEAILEKVEKLKKWLQKPPDYVKQNPHLKEYVESSENYITKSLMLEKEAEASLGQLYHQPKPSPPKEKVEQNTEVEEQDTAEIRKLRAFINLLYDFSPQLTTYIDSSDKKYVPEDISVKAIAVLDAMKHVFCGSQAEQNKKVLKKLLEDDIKLLNIVLKNHE, from the exons ATGGCCGGGGAGCGGCTGCTCCTGCTCGCCGCGGCGCTCGCCCTCCTGCCGGCAGCCCCGGCCCAGAGCGCCTCCGCGGCGGAGCCGGCCCCCGCCATGCAGG cattGCAACATACTTTCGAGAATGTTAAACACATAAAG ATCAGTGTGCATCCAACCTCATCTATCCAGGTTTCAAGCTTAGGAACAGACAACTTAACAATCTATG AATCTCGTACaaccccttttgggtcagaagagaagaaggaagagaaaaccCTGAGGAGCCTCGTGGAGATTCTGCAGGATATGATACAAGATGTTCCTACACAGCGCACACCAACTGAACGAACCATCGTTACACCCAAAATAGTGAAATCATATGTTGATGAAGGTATTGGCTCTCTTTGGTTAAATGTGGGCCAGAAACATGGTGGAAAGCCACAGAAGTCAAAGGAAAAGGCTGCTGTTACAAGAAAATTTACCACATCTACAGCAACCCCATTTTGGAGACTGCGAACTGGCACTGAAGTTTCTGTTATTTTACACTCTAATGAGTCTTCTCGCTCAACAAcaccactgaaaaaaatatttattacatttaaaaatgttatttcaaaaagaaaaagtaagacTTTTGATCAGTTAACAAATGGATCCCTGGAAAATCTAGTTCAGTCTTTAAAGAATGTAAAAAACCTCAAACAGAAAACTCTAACAGAAACAGAAACCATCACCAAAGAAGCAGAAAACCTGAAACATGTTGCAAAGGTGAAAAAGATACATGTATATGACAAAATGAAACATCGACCTGCTGGTGAAGCAATCTTGGAAAAGGTTGAAAAGCTAAAAAAATGGTTACAGAAGCCACCAGATTATGTTAAACAAAATCCACACCTCAAAGAGTATGTTGAGTCATCTGAAAACTATATAACGAAATCTCTTATGCTGGAAAAAGAAGCAGAGGCTTCACTAGGTCAGCTGTATCACCAACCTAAACCTTCACCTCCGAAAGAAAAGGTAGAACAGAACACAGAAGTAGAAGAACAGGACACAGCAGAAATCAGAAAGTTAAGAGCATTTATTAACCTGCTGTATGATTTTAGTCCTCAGCTAACTACATATATTGATAGTTCTGACAAGAAATATGTCCCAGAGGATATTAGTGTAAAAGCTATTGCTGTTCTTGATGCTATGAAACATGTTTTCTGTGGAAGTCAGgcagagcaaaacaaaaaagtgttgAAGAAGTTGCTAGAGGATGATATAAAGCTTTTAAACATAGTTCTTAAGAACCACGAATAG